One window from the genome of Epinephelus fuscoguttatus linkage group LG3, E.fuscoguttatus.final_Chr_v1 encodes:
- the LOC125886227 gene encoding T-cell ecto-ADP-ribosyltransferase 2-like isoform X1, translated as MPSWESQVCQRKTLFVCAVTSLGLLVGLLIFVVTYVTLSWQDVIEEDVSYDLYDDCRSKVRVVTDAAIMQTWNARTNFSQAWSNAEQKAREPAHKYMEKDHSIAIYMYTDIMLQPAKTADRRGKRPKEIFKPRSLYFSLSEAIQILRHSQVTCLSTSYRTETLLHLNISDKLIRFSTFVLGSDGGNFTRNASCFEVHTCFGADVTHYSALKLNSQVLIPPYEVFKVTDTETDTQRCKVVYRLKSNLNCVYDRESNMLHPISALPVEGFWLIFVITCMIIVSLLLPFVIVKVLDNHKKTAVYSAPSLHSSTYYPDGAVI; from the exons ATGCCTTCCTGGGAGAGCCAAGTATGTCAGAGAAAaactttatttgtgtgtgcCGTCACATCCCTTGGTCTTTTGGTGGGACTGCTGATATTTGTTGTCACATATGTGACACTCAGCTGGCAGGATGTCATTGAAGAG GATGTGTCCTATGACCTGTATGACGACTGCAGATCCAAAGTCAGAGTTGTGACTGATGCAGCCATAATGCAGACCTGGAACGCCAGAACAAACTTCAGTCAAGCATGGAGCAACGCAGAGCAGAAAGCCAGAGAGCCCGCACACAAGTACATGGAGAAAGATCATTCCATAGCCATATACATGTACACAGATATTATGCTGCAACCTGCCAAGACTGCAGACAGACGTGGAAAACGACCAAAGGAGATATTTAAGCCGCGCTCCCTTTATTTTTCCCTAAGTGAAGCCATTCAGATTCTGAGGCACAGTCAGGTGACATGTCTCAGCACAAGTTACAGAACAGAGACCCTTCTACATCTGAACATCTCTGACAAACTGATTCGCTTCAGCACCTTCGTGTTAGGATCTGATGGGGGGAACTTTACAAGGAATGCTTCGTGTTTTGAAGTACACACGTGTTTTGGTGCTGATGTAACGCATTACTCAGCCTTGAAACTAAACAGTCAGGTGCTAATTCCTCCCTACGAGGTGTTcaaagtcacagacacagagacagacacacagaggtgtAAAGTCGTCTACAGACTGAAGAGCAACCTGAACTGTGTTTATGATAGAGAGAGTAATATGCTGCACCCAATATCTGCATTACCAGTGGAGGGATTCTGGCTCATTTTTGTCATCACTTGTATGATTATTGTATCTCTTTTGCTACCCTTTGTCATTGTGAAGGTGTTAGACAACCACAAGAAAACTGCTGTTTACAGTGCCCCATCATTGCATAGCAGCACTTACTACCCTGATGGAGCTGTCATTTAA
- the LOC125886227 gene encoding uncharacterized protein LOC125886227 isoform X2, with amino-acid sequence MPSWESQVCQRKTLFVCAVTSLGLLVGLLIFVVTYVTLSWQDVIEEDVSYDLYDDCRSKVRVVTDAAIMQTWNARTNFSQAWSNAEQKAREPAHKITTCLPAIHALYASTSSPHASIISAISITSCEPPDSHSSPLVTYPHLLCQ; translated from the exons ATGCCTTCCTGGGAGAGCCAAGTATGTCAGAGAAAaactttatttgtgtgtgcCGTCACATCCCTTGGTCTTTTGGTGGGACTGCTGATATTTGTTGTCACATATGTGACACTCAGCTGGCAGGATGTCATTGAAGAG GATGTGTCCTATGACCTGTATGACGACTGCAGATCCAAAGTCAGAGTTGTGACTGATGCAGCCATAATGCAGACCTGGAACGCCAGAACAAACTTCAGTCAAGCATGGAGCAACGCAGAGCAGAAAGCCAGAGAGCCCGCACACAA GATCACCACCTGTCTGCCAGCTATACATGCTCTCTACGCTTCCACTTCATCACCTCATGCCAGCATCATTTCAGCCATCTCCATTACTTCCTGCGAACCACCGGACTCCCATTCTTCACCATTAGTCACATATCCTCATCTTTTGTGCCAATAA